The genomic window cagtttttgtttcttaaagacggggtcttgttctgtcacccaggctggagtgcagtggtgggtctatagctcactgaggcctcaaactcttaggctcaagggattctcctgcctcaccctccccagtagctgggactacaggtgtgcatcaccatgcctagctctgactgtgttttgttttgttttgcttttgtaaagACAGtgatcttgctatgctgcccaggctggtctcaaccctacgggctcaagtgatcctcccacctcagcctccaaaaatgctaggattacaggcgtgagctacagcgCCCTGCCCATTTTGGGCTTCTCACAGAGCCTCTTCAGCTGCAGAGAAGCGGCTCTCCTTTCTCCAAATCCAGAGTCCCATCCCGAACAGGTGAGGGCTGGAGTCAGAATCTTTGGAGCACACAGACCTGGGCTCCAGTCTTCTCACTAATTAGCTGTGTTTACTCTGGGTAAGTCACCTTCTCTGAGCCTCGATTTCCTTTTCTGCAAAATAGGACGAAGAATGAAGCTGTTCGGAAGATTTACTTATAATACATGTAAAGGGTCTAGCACATTTAGGAGCTCAAGGTTGGCgccttccctttttctttactCTGAACTGGATATGAGACCTTGAGAAAGAAGAGAGGCGCTTGCAAAACGAGATGaagtctcaggcctgtaatccctcacgcctgtaatcccggcactttaggaggccggggcgggcggatcatgagatcaggagttcgagaccagcctggccaacatggtgaaaccgcatctgtactaaaaatagaaaaattagacaggcatggtggcgggtgcctgtaatcctggctactcgggaggttacggcaggagaatcgcttgaacccaggaggcggaggttgcagtgagccaagactgcaccattgcactccagcctgggcgacagagcgagagtccgtctcaagcaaacaaacaaaataaaaaacgaGGTCAAGTTTCAAAAGATGTCACCCCCAACCCTGCAAATCTTCTCCTCAAGCCCTGTTGTTCCACTCTTGTCCGCCAGGAGGAGATAAGGTTCCCTCGAAGGACGTCTTTGCTTGCGCCTTTATGGAGCCTTGAGAACCAGTGGCGGAGCGGGCCGCCGTGGCCGTCCGGGCCGGTGAGTCTCCCGGGGGCGAGGCGGGAGGGCGCACGCGCAGCAGACTGGCTGGGCGTGACGCGGCGGCGGGCTTGGGCTTCTGTGTTCCGCGTGGCTGGAGCTGCGGTTGAAGGTCCAGAGGTGGGCGCGAGCCCTGGGGGGATTTCCTCTTCCCCCAGGACTAGCTGTCATCTTCGTTTTTCAGAAGGGAGGATCTGACTCCTTTCAGAATTAGCATTTCTTCCCCTTCGTGGATGCTCTTGAgttccaaagaaaaggaagagaagctgTCATTGAGCAGCTTCTTCTGCCTTAGGGACTTTGGTAGGCGGTAGATCGACCTTAGGGGAAACGATACCCTCTTTTTAGAGGAGGTTTAGATCAGGTTTGCTTTATTTGAAATTtaacaaatacagaaaagcagaaggaagaaaattgaaGTAATCCGTGTTTCcaccgggcgctgtggctcactcctgtaatcccagcactttgggaggcccaggcgggcgaatcacgaggtcaggagttcgagaccagcctgaccaacatggtgaaaccctgtctctactaaaattacaaaattagccggtcgtggtcgcacacgcctgtaatcccggctactcaggagcctgaggcaggagaatcgcttgaacccgggaggcagagcttgcagtgagccaagatcgcactactgcactccagcctgggcgacagagtgacactccgtctaaaaaaaaaaaaaggcagggcgcggtggctcatgcctgtaatcccagcactttgggaggccaaggcgggtggatcacctgaagtcaggagttcaagaccaacctgaccaacatggtgaaaccccgtctctactaaaagtacaaaaattagctgggtgttgtgtcactcacctgtaatcccagctactcaggaggctgaggcaggagaatcacttgaacccgggagggtaaaggttgcagtgagtcgatatcgtgccactgcactccagcctgagcaacagagcgagactctattgTCTTTAAGGGCCAATCCCATAGTATATTACAGAGACTCACCTAAGAAAGGTTTTTGacaaagaaaacccacagaaGAAGAGATAAGCTGTGGATATGATAAGAAAGACACTACAATCTATTTAAATCTAATTGCAcattagataatatatatatgaaaaattatttaacccAGTTTCTGATTtcattatatattcattatatatttcttataaggttttcattagggttttttttttgttgtttgtgtgtttgtttgtttttataagaatACTTTATTGCCCAAATCCCACAAAGGTCTCAGGCCCTGGGGCCAAGCCCACAGCGCCAACCTGTCCCCTGGCTCCGGGCCTGGTCTTTGGTGCCCACCCTGGCCTGATGGGCCAAGGTCTTCTTTGGAGTGTGCAGGTGTCCATGAGCATTCCTGTGTTGGGGGAAGCCTGCCTCGGCCACAAGTAATCAGGCACTGTGGCAGCCTCAAGATGAAGGCAGGTGGTGTAGAGTTGGGTCCCCCCCCTGCCCAGGCTCAGGGGCCACAGGGGTCTACACAGTCCTTTCTGCTTTGAAACACGTGGTAGATGCTGGTGGGAGGGAACATGGCGCCGGCACCAAGCAGGGAGCCCACCTGGATGGCCACACCGGCCGCCAGCAATGCCGGCCGACCCCCACCATGCAGCAGGGAGCTTGCAGCCACCTTCACGTATGAGAACACACAAAGACACAGCACCCACGACAGTACCTGCAAGGGGGGACACAGCAGTAGGCTGAGTGTGCATGCCCTTGCCCCAGGGAACAACCTCCTCCCCACTTCATGTCCCCACTTGCTCACCACAAGGACCACCCCTGCAGTGGTGCCCACCAGGGGTGGGCAGGGGCTCAGGATTGCCAGTACCATCAGGTAGGCCCCAAAGAGCATGCCCAGCAGAGAAAGACCAACCAGCCCTGCCAGGGACCTGTTGGGGATGAGCAGACTCAGGGCTGATTGTTCCGGGACCTGGGCCCCAACTGTAAGTTCCACCCACCAAGCTTGGGGCCCCTTTTGCACCTGCACAGCACGCCCATGGCCAGGAAGCAGGCAAGGGGGTTGGCGGCACTGCCCAGCACCACAGCCAGGTGGTAGGCCAGGCGCCCATAGGGCAAACAGGAAAAGCTCTGCACGGCAGGCAGCACGCCATTGGTCAGGGCACTGGTGATGGCCAGCAGGCCCAGCAGGAAGGCACCATGGGCTGAGAACAGCTGATGGACCTCAGGGTCTGGGCCAGGGATGGTGCCTGctgcctggcttggtggctcCTGCAATGGCAaagcctcttcttcctccttctcttcctcctctgctcctGGGGATCCCAACTGAAGTTCAGGCCCTGCGCCCCCTGTGGTTAGAGATGGTAGTGATGGCAACAGCAACAGTAGACCCTGGAAGGCGGCAGCTGAAGTGACCAGAAGGGCAGTCAGTGCCCAGAAGAAGGTGCTGGCAGGAAAACGCTCAGGGAAGTTGAGGGGAGGCCCAGAGGTGCCATTGGTGGGCGCTGGCGGGCAATCGAGGCGGCCTACACCCTGCCCTAGGGCCAGCACACACGGGAGCAGGGCACTGAGACCCTGACCCAGGAAGAAAGACCGTAAGAAAGGAGGTGGCAGGTGGCTCAGGAAGGGCAGGAAAGTGACATTAGAGGTACAGCAGGCCAGTGCCAACACTAAGGCCAGTGTTAGAAAGGCCACAGAATGGAGTTGCCCTGCCACTGGGGCCACGTGGTGCCACAGAGGGGCCAGCAGGGCTGTGCCCACTACACTCAGCACCTGTACCACCTGGATGGGGACCCGCTCGCCCTTGCCCGGGGCCAGCCGCCTCCACAGAGTCACCACCAGCAGACCCAGGTTTCCCAGTGCCACAACCACAGAGAGGTATGAGGGGAGGCTCCAACCTGCAGGGAAGGAATGACGCCACGTCAGGAGCACAGCCGTTAAAGGACAAAGAGCTGCCACAGGCCACCTTTCTGGGCACACCTGCCCCATGCTTCCCTGTACCTCGCTCCCGCTCACCCTCTGGAAGGTCTTTTACCACCACAGGCAGCTCCACCCAGATCCCGTTGACAGCAGCCCAGGAGCCCATGCCGAAAAGGGCCACCAGCAGGTGGGTCAGCACCAGACGGCCCAGCGTGGGTGCTGCCATTCAGCCCAAAGCTGGACCCTCCAGGACA from Piliocolobus tephrosceles isolate RC106 unplaced genomic scaffold, ASM277652v3 unscaffolded_22795, whole genome shotgun sequence includes these protein-coding regions:
- the SLC52A1 gene encoding solute carrier family 52, riboflavin transporter, member 1, yielding MAAPTLGRLVLTHLLVALFGMGSWAAVNGIWVELPVVVKDLPEGWSLPSYLSVVVALGNLGLLVVTLWRRLAPGKGERVPIQVVQVLSVVGTALLAPLWHHVAPVAGQLHSVAFLTLALVLALACCTSNVTFLPFLSHLPPPFLRSFFLGQGLSALLPCVLALGQGVGRLDCPPAPTNGTSGPPLNFPERFPASTFFWALTALLVTSAAAFQGLLLLLPSLPSLTTGGAGPELQLGSPGAEEEEKEEEEALPLQEPPSQAAGTIPGPDPEVHQLFSAHGAFLLGLLAITSALTNGVLPAVQSFSCLPYGRLAYHLAVVLGSAANPLACFLAMGVLCRSLAGLVGLSLLGMLFGAYLMVLAILSPCPPLVGTTAGVVLVVLSWVLCLCVFSYVKVAASSLLHGGGRPALLAAGVAIQVGSLLGAGAMFPPTSIYHVFQSRKDCVDPCGP